A section of the Paenibacillus aurantius genome encodes:
- a CDS encoding glycoside hydrolase family 2 protein encodes MNTASIREEYPRPQFVRSDWLNLNGPWRFGFDDENVGERDKWHSTEQPFDREILVPFCYESPLSGISCTSMHKIVWYRRSFTLTDAFQGKRVMLHFGAVDYMASVWINGSFIGSHEGGHTPFSFDITDALQEGENVIAVRAKDDHLNKAVPRGKQYWKEQSESIFYTRTTGIWQTVWLEPVPEFSLEKVQCTPDLDRHRIELVVFLRGELPHKKVHLAVKVEFKGEVVAEVKVGVSQEISTCAIDLSGHSGYENRNWSPEHPNLYDITYELMQDGETVDSVSSYFGMRKIAIEDGRICLNHQPYFMKLVLDQGYHPEGILTFPSDDAIRQDVEWTKEMGFNGARKHQKIEDPRYLYWCDRLGLLVWGEMANAHDFNETYVSRFTAEWVRAIERDYNHPCIVVWVPLNESWGVPHILTDAREQNHAMSLYYLTKSLDPTRLVVSNDGWEQVQTDLLTVHDYESREAVLQQRYGSLDQMLESRPAGRMLWAGGYGYKEEPVILSEFGGISYDPNHGEFYINYSAAESEEDLLERLAAVVRPALRSPFLQGFCYTQLTDVEQEINGLLTYDRKPKLPLEKIRAVLEGTSIRE; translated from the coding sequence ATGAATACCGCTTCAATAAGAGAGGAATATCCGAGGCCGCAGTTTGTCCGCAGCGACTGGTTGAATTTAAATGGGCCTTGGCGGTTTGGCTTTGACGACGAGAATGTAGGCGAGCGGGACAAGTGGCACTCTACGGAACAACCGTTTGACCGGGAGATCCTGGTGCCGTTCTGTTATGAAAGCCCGCTGAGCGGGATAAGCTGTACCTCTATGCACAAGATCGTCTGGTACCGCCGCAGCTTTACCCTGACGGATGCTTTTCAGGGCAAGAGGGTCATGCTTCATTTCGGGGCTGTCGATTACATGGCTTCCGTTTGGATCAATGGGTCATTCATCGGATCTCATGAAGGCGGCCATACGCCATTCTCCTTCGATATTACCGATGCCCTTCAGGAAGGCGAGAACGTAATAGCCGTCCGGGCAAAGGATGATCATCTTAACAAAGCCGTGCCCAGAGGGAAGCAATACTGGAAAGAACAGTCCGAGTCGATTTTCTATACGCGGACCACCGGGATCTGGCAGACGGTTTGGCTTGAACCTGTTCCCGAATTCAGCTTGGAGAAGGTTCAATGTACGCCTGATTTGGATCGGCACCGCATTGAACTGGTTGTTTTTCTTCGGGGAGAGCTCCCCCATAAGAAGGTCCATCTGGCAGTCAAAGTAGAATTCAAGGGAGAGGTCGTCGCGGAAGTTAAGGTCGGGGTCTCCCAAGAGATTAGCACGTGTGCGATCGATCTATCCGGCCATAGCGGCTACGAAAACAGGAACTGGTCTCCGGAGCACCCTAACCTTTACGACATTACCTACGAGTTGATGCAGGACGGTGAAACGGTCGATAGCGTCTCCAGCTACTTCGGAATGAGGAAGATTGCTATTGAAGACGGCAGAATATGTTTGAATCACCAGCCGTATTTTATGAAGCTCGTTCTTGACCAAGGCTATCATCCGGAGGGGATCCTGACCTTCCCGTCGGACGACGCGATCCGCCAGGATGTGGAATGGACGAAGGAAATGGGCTTTAACGGCGCCCGCAAGCATCAGAAAATCGAAGATCCCCGATACCTGTACTGGTGCGATCGATTGGGTCTCCTGGTGTGGGGGGAAATGGCTAACGCCCATGATTTCAACGAAACCTATGTCAGCCGCTTCACGGCGGAATGGGTCCGGGCGATTGAACGGGATTACAATCATCCGTGCATTGTCGTTTGGGTCCCGCTTAACGAGAGCTGGGGTGTTCCTCATATTCTGACGGATGCCCGTGAACAGAATCATGCGATGAGCCTGTATTACTTGACCAAATCGCTGGACCCTACCCGGCTTGTCGTGTCCAATGACGGATGGGAGCAGGTCCAAACGGATCTTCTGACCGTACATGATTACGAATCGAGAGAAGCGGTCCTGCAGCAGCGGTACGGCTCCTTGGATCAGATGCTGGAATCGAGGCCGGCCGGCCGGATGCTGTGGGCCGGCGGGTACGGGTATAAGGAAGAGCCGGTTATCCTCTCCGAGTTCGGAGGCATCAGCTACGATCCTAATCACGGAGAATTCTATATCAATTATTCCGCAGCGGAGAGCGAGGAGGATTTGCTCGAAAGGCTGGCGGCTGTCGTTCGTCCGGCTCTGCGTTCGCCCTTTCTTCAAGGATTCTGCTATACGCAGCTTACGGACGTCGAGCAGGAAATCAACGGTTTGCTTACCTACGATCGTAAGCCAAAGCTGCCGCTGGAGAAGATCAGAGCCGTCCTAGAAGGGACGAGTATCCGCGAGTAG
- a CDS encoding PQQ-dependent sugar dehydrogenase: MNALKPLLAAALLLSTGTACLSRDDPAAAPPAASTGKPSASPKYEVIATKLRTPWSLQFDGDTLYVSEREGTIVRISGGSVQRAEVKLKKPVKKGGEGGFLGLQLAPDFAQSRLAYAYHTYQEGNRTLNRVVLLQEKNGSWEEQKALLEGIPGGINHNGGRLAIGPDRLLYITTGDSGEEKLAQDPKSLGGKILRMTLDGRVPEDNPFIGSYVYSYGHRNPQGLAWDKRGTMYSSEHGPSGSPGGHDEINVIEKGRNYGWPDIIGDAKKDGMVSPVYQTGDTAIAPSGVAVDAEGKLLVATLRGEKLFRFDPASRKLTPVLEGEGRLRDVQVHNGSIYVLTNNTDGRGRPGEEDDRLLRLK, translated from the coding sequence ATGAACGCGTTAAAACCGCTTCTTGCCGCCGCTTTGCTGCTGTCAACCGGAACCGCCTGCCTGTCGAGGGACGATCCGGCTGCCGCCCCGCCAGCAGCCTCCACGGGGAAGCCCTCTGCTTCCCCCAAATATGAGGTCATAGCGACCAAGCTTCGGACGCCCTGGTCCCTTCAATTCGATGGGGACACCCTCTACGTGAGCGAACGGGAAGGGACTATCGTCCGGATCAGCGGGGGCTCGGTCCAGCGGGCCGAGGTTAAGCTGAAGAAACCCGTCAAGAAAGGCGGGGAGGGAGGCTTCCTCGGCCTTCAGCTGGCGCCGGATTTTGCCCAGTCCCGGCTGGCCTATGCGTATCACACTTACCAGGAGGGGAACCGGACGCTCAACCGCGTCGTGCTTCTTCAGGAGAAGAACGGAAGCTGGGAAGAGCAAAAGGCGCTGCTGGAGGGCATACCCGGCGGGATCAACCATAACGGCGGGCGGCTCGCGATCGGGCCGGACCGGCTGCTGTATATCACGACAGGGGATTCGGGGGAAGAGAAGCTGGCGCAGGACCCGAAAAGCCTCGGAGGCAAAATCCTCCGCATGACGCTCGACGGCCGTGTGCCGGAGGATAACCCGTTCATCGGCTCTTATGTTTATTCCTACGGCCACCGGAATCCGCAAGGATTGGCCTGGGATAAGCGGGGCACGATGTACAGCTCCGAGCACGGGCCTTCGGGTTCTCCGGGAGGGCACGACGAGATCAATGTCATCGAGAAGGGCCGCAACTACGGCTGGCCCGATATCATCGGAGATGCCAAGAAGGACGGCATGGTCAGCCCCGTCTACCAGACGGGGGACACGGCTATCGCTCCGTCGGGGGTCGCTGTGGATGCAGAGGGCAAGCTGCTAGTCGCTACCCTTCGCGGAGAGAAGCTGTTCCGCTTTGATCCCGCCTCCCGGAAGCTTACGCCCGTGCTGGAAGGGGAGGGGCGGCTGCGCGACGTGCAGGTGCATAACGGCTCTATCTATGTCCTCACGAATAACACGGACGGCCGGGGCCGCCCCGGCGAAGAGGACGACCGCCTTTTACGGCTAAAGTAA
- a CDS encoding DUF1801 domain-containing protein has protein sequence MSQNSEAKPAKSGRRTGAEEVAEFLDRLEHPRKAEIEEVRRLVLAAYPPLTEHIKWNAPSFCWNGEDRITFNLQGKGFFRLIFHCGAKKRTAAGEGSLIEDPYGLLEWASPDRAILPFTDREDVRAKRDKLADLVTRWVEAAGSFPPE, from the coding sequence ATGTCCCAAAATTCCGAAGCGAAACCTGCCAAAAGCGGCAGGCGGACGGGGGCCGAGGAGGTTGCCGAATTTCTGGACCGTCTGGAGCATCCTAGGAAGGCCGAAATCGAAGAGGTCCGCCGTCTGGTGCTGGCCGCCTATCCGCCGTTAACGGAGCATATCAAGTGGAACGCCCCCAGCTTCTGCTGGAACGGAGAGGACCGGATCACCTTTAACCTGCAGGGAAAAGGCTTTTTCCGGCTTATTTTTCACTGCGGGGCCAAGAAGAGAACGGCTGCGGGAGAAGGGTCGCTCATCGAGGATCCTTACGGTCTCTTGGAGTGGGCGTCACCCGACCGGGCCATCCTTCCCTTCACCGATAGGGAAGACGTGAGGGCCAAGAGAGACAAGCTGGCAGACCTGGTTACCCGGTGGGTGGAGGCGGCTGGATCCTTCCCACCCGAGTGA
- a CDS encoding VanW family protein — MPATGNRSPLRMKLGVLYFRTKRRAKWLLSRSARYARYRSAGRLPYQAASHETILLRKLANVDMWMQHNKVKNLALAAQRMDGLILKPGETFSYWRTIGKPTRSKGYLDGMLLQSGQVRSGVGGGLCQLSNLIYWMTLHTPLTVTERHRHSYDVFPDSGRSQPFGSGATCYYNYIDLQIRNDTDAEYQLGVRLTDTHLTGEWRSASPPLYRYEIVEKNHRMAHEFGVGYVRSNEIWRRVQNRSGDLLREEPVTSNRAIMMYDPSLPPAGE, encoded by the coding sequence ATGCCCGCAACCGGTAACCGTTCTCCCCTTCGAATGAAGCTGGGGGTTCTCTATTTTCGCACCAAGCGCAGGGCCAAGTGGCTTCTTTCCCGATCGGCTCGCTATGCTCGGTACCGCAGCGCCGGCCGGCTTCCTTATCAGGCGGCGTCCCACGAAACCATTCTTCTCCGGAAGCTGGCCAACGTGGACATGTGGATGCAGCACAACAAGGTAAAAAATCTGGCGCTCGCCGCTCAGCGAATGGACGGACTGATTCTTAAGCCCGGCGAAACCTTCTCCTATTGGCGGACCATCGGCAAGCCTACCCGCAGCAAAGGGTACCTGGACGGAATGCTGCTGCAGAGCGGGCAGGTACGTTCAGGAGTGGGAGGAGGACTGTGCCAGCTCTCCAACCTCATCTACTGGATGACCCTGCACACTCCGCTTACCGTGACGGAACGCCACCGCCACAGCTATGATGTGTTCCCGGATTCCGGCCGCAGCCAGCCGTTCGGCAGCGGGGCCACCTGCTATTACAATTACATCGACCTGCAGATCCGCAACGATACCGATGCGGAGTACCAGCTGGGCGTACGGCTGACCGACACCCATCTGACAGGGGAATGGCGCAGTGCGTCCCCGCCTCTTTACCGCTACGAAATCGTGGAGAAAAACCACCGGATGGCCCATGAATTCGGCGTCGGCTACGTGAGAAGCAACGAAATCTGGCGGCGGGTGCAGAACCGCAGCGGAGATCTGCTGAGGGAAGAGCCCGTTACATCAAACCGGGCCATCATGATGTATGATCCTTCCCTGCCGCCTGCTGGGGAATAA